The sequence TATAACGAGATTGGTAGCGAGCAAAGGGTTCAATTTCCTGACACGGCTGTTTTTAAAGTCTGAGTTGCGAGACCACCAGTGTGGATTCAAAGCGTTCAGGCGAGATTCGCTATTCGCTATTCTGGACGATGTGAAGGATGAGCACTGGTTCTGGGATACAGAGCTACTGGTGAGAGCGCAGAGAGCAGGCTATAGAATAAAAGAATTCCCGGTACGATGGCGTTGCTCCAGCGATACAAAGGTTGACATGAAGCGAGATATAATTGGCATGGGATATCGGATATTGAGGCTGTGGCGAGAATTAAAATTGAGTTGATTTGATGGTTTTGTGTGATACTATAATATTTAGTATACCAGAATAATATTTTAGTATATCAGAAAAAAACCAAAAATGATTTTATATGTTAATTTTTTTTAATTAATGATCTATCATATTAAAAAAGGAGGTGAAATAAAGAAAATGCACATACCTGATGGATATTTGGGACCAGCAACGTGTGCAGTTATGTTTGCAGTGATGATACCAATATGGTATACAGCGTTCAAGAGAGTGGGAGAGAAATTGGGACCGAAGGAAGTGCCGATGCTTGCTGTTCTCTCCGCTGTATCGTTCCTTGTGATGATGTTCAACTGGCCCGTACCCGATGGGACAACCGCCCATATGGTCGGAGGCACGCTGATTGCTATCATTCTGGGACCCTGGGCTGCTTTGATCGGTGTTACCGTTGCACTTGTTATACAGGCTTTCTTCTTCGGTGATGGCGGTATCACTGCGTTGGGTGCCAACTGTTTCAATATGGCGTTCGTGCTGCCTTTCGTGGGCTATTATCTGTACCGCCTTCTGGAACAGCGAATAGGAAAGATCGCAGCATCGGCATTAGCCGCATACGTAGCAATAAACATTGCCGCGATATGTGCCGCAATTGAGTTTGGCATTCAGCCGTATATCGCACCAGGATACTGCCCCTATGGGCTTAATCTCTCTATACCGGCGATGGCATTTGCACATATTACCACTGCGGGACCCGTAGCAGCAGTAGTGACAGGAGCAGTGATAGGGTATTTAGAGAAGAGCAGACCGGATTTGCTTGAACTTACGAAGATAGCGCCGGAGGTGAGGGGATAAAATGGAAACGTGGTTGAAACGAGCTCTGATAATAATCGCGATCTTCGTTGCCATTGTCCCTCTGGGCATACTGGGCACGTGGAACTGCGGCGATGCATGGGGCGAATGGGGAGAAGTGCAGGATAGTGCACATGGCATTAACTGGACACCCGAATCTTATTTCGGAGCACCGTTACCCGATTACAACGTTGAAGGCTGGGATAATAAATTGATGGCATCCATTGGCTACTGGATATCTGCGATAATTGGCATTGCACTCACCATGCTCGTTGTACTGGGGATAGTGAAAGCGCAGGAGATGATACGGGAAAGGTAATAGATAAGAGATAAATCCGTTCTTTAATACTTTTTTATTATTTTTTACTTTTAAGAAGAGAACAAATGAGTAGATTCATCGATAAGACACTTGCAGAGATTGTGGAGTATACAAAAGATGCTATATTTTCTGAGAGATACGCGAGACGAAAAGGGTTTCTTCAGGGCATAGAGCCTGCGATAAAGTTCATATCATTTATGATTCTCATTATCGCCACCATCTTTGCCCGCCATCTACATACAATCGCCATCTTCTTTGCTCTATCTCTGATATTAGCCTCGGTGTCACTGATACCATTAAGGTTTTATCTGCCTCGGATTTTGTTCTTCATTCCCCTATTCACGGGTATTATCGCACTGCCTTATATATTCAATATCTTCCAGCCGTATGAGGGTACACCGCTGGTTGTACTTTACGACTTCCACCATCTGATAAATATACCTCTGCTCAGACCATTCTCGAGGATAGAGATAACCCGTGAGGGTGTGCTCTGGGCTTCCATTTTCCTGGCACGTGTGACAACTGCGGTCTCTTTCGCCATTCTGCTCATGCTCTCCACCCGCTGGTCTGATCTCGTTGGTGCTCTCGAACGTCTGAGATTCCCAAGGGTATTCACCATGATTATGAGTATGACATACCGCTATATCTTCTTATTACTTGACATAGTGGCAAAGATGCTGTTCTCACGAAAGAGTCGCACGGTGGGTAGGGAGAGTTCAATCAGTAGCTGGAAGTTAAATGCAGGCATTGTCGGTGCCTTGTTCTTGAAATCGTACGATATGAGTGAGGCGCTATATCTGGCGATGCTTTCAAGGGGCTTTAATGGCACTGTCAGCAGTAAACATTCAGACCCTGATAATGATAATGGAGTTGGATTCAAGAGCTATCTCTTTGTCACTGTTATATCTCTCTTCTGTATCTCTTCTCTACTCATGGAGGTGATATAGGGAATAAGATGAACAATGCAATATTTGAACTGGAGAATGTTTCCTTCAGGTATACTACCGGTACAGAGGCGCTGCGGAATGTGAACATGACGATATACAGAGGTGAACGTGTGGCTATTCTTGGACCAAATGGTGGTGGGAAGACGACACTACTTGAGATTCTTGATGGGCTATTTGCTGCTTCTCAGGGTATTGTCAGGGCTATGGGGCTGGTACTCAACGATGCAACGATAAATAGCAAAGCGATATACGAATTCAGGCGGCGAGTTGGGCTCGTCTTCCAGGATACTGATGTTGAGCTCTTCTCTCCTACGGTCTATGATGATATCGCTTTTGGACCCCGGCATCTTGGCATTCCCGAGTCGGAGATAGAGGAATGTGTAGAGCGAACGTTAAATCTCATGAAGATAACGGCTATAAAGGATAAACACCCGTACAATCTCAGTGGTGGCGAGAAGAGGAAAGCAGCGATAGCCGCAGTACTCAGTATAGACCCTGAGGTCTTGCTTCTGGATGAGCCAACTGCGGATTTAGACCCGAGGAGCAGGGTGGAGCTGATAAAGATAATAAATGAATTGAACAAAAAGGGGAAGACGATAATAGTAGCAACACACGATATAAATGCGCTCTCTGAACTCGCAGACCGTGTATATGTGCTGAATAAGCAGGTGATTGCAGAGGGTACACCGCGTGAGATATTCAATAATGTGGAACTCCTGCGTGATAATAATCTGGAGGTGCCAGAGGTGTACAAGCTCTTTGAGGTACTGCGCTGTTTCGGGTATCCCTGTGAAGAATTACCGCTCTCAATTGATGATGCCGTGATGGAATTGACAAAGACGATAAATACCAGACATATACATCTCCACATCCATGAACATACGCATGAGGATGTGAAACGAGTGAGGAGCAGGTATGAGCACCATGAATGAAGAATCAAAAGTTTGGATAATAGGGGGGAGTGTGTAAGTGTGTATCAGAGTCAGAGGAGAGAATTTCAATTCCCTGAAAGAAAGTTTGGTAAAGGAATTTGATTATTACGGTGATATTAT comes from Methanophagales archaeon and encodes:
- the cbiM gene encoding cobalt transporter CbiM encodes the protein MHIPDGYLGPATCAVMFAVMIPIWYTAFKRVGEKLGPKEVPMLAVLSAVSFLVMMFNWPVPDGTTAHMVGGTLIAIILGPWAALIGVTVALVIQAFFFGDGGITALGANCFNMAFVLPFVGYYLYRLLEQRIGKIAASALAAYVAINIAAICAAIEFGIQPYIAPGYCPYGLNLSIPAMAFAHITTAGPVAAVVTGAVIGYLEKSRPDLLELTKIAPEVRG
- the cbiQ gene encoding cobalt ECF transporter T component CbiQ produces the protein MSRFIDKTLAEIVEYTKDAIFSERYARRKGFLQGIEPAIKFISFMILIIATIFARHLHTIAIFFALSLILASVSLIPLRFYLPRILFFIPLFTGIIALPYIFNIFQPYEGTPLVVLYDFHHLINIPLLRPFSRIEITREGVLWASIFLARVTTAVSFAILLMLSTRWSDLVGALERLRFPRVFTMIMSMTYRYIFLLLDIVAKMLFSRKSRTVGRESSISSWKLNAGIVGALFLKSYDMSEALYLAMLSRGFNGTVSSKHSDPDNDNGVGFKSYLFVTVISLFCISSLLMEVI
- a CDS encoding ATP-binding cassette domain-containing protein; the encoded protein is MNNAIFELENVSFRYTTGTEALRNVNMTIYRGERVAILGPNGGGKTTLLEILDGLFAASQGIVRAMGLVLNDATINSKAIYEFRRRVGLVFQDTDVELFSPTVYDDIAFGPRHLGIPESEIEECVERTLNLMKITAIKDKHPYNLSGGEKRKAAIAAVLSIDPEVLLLDEPTADLDPRSRVELIKIINELNKKGKTIIVATHDINALSELADRVYVLNKQVIAEGTPREIFNNVELLRDNNLEVPEVYKLFEVLRCFGYPCEELPLSIDDAVMELTKTINTRHIHLHIHEHTHEDVKRVRSRYEHHE